DNA sequence from the Tissierella sp. MB52-C2 genome:
GAGCGGATATAGTTGCTTTTGAAAACTTGTAGTGGATTAAGATGAAAAAGCTAGCTTTTTAGTTGATGGAAACCATAGACCCAATAGATGCCCTTAACAGAAAAATATTTAAATGTAAGTTGTTCTGTTATGACGCCAAACCCAAGGAGATTTGAAGCCTTAGAGTAAATGATAGATGAATATGAAATTGATGGAGTAATAGAAGTAGTCCTTCAAGCCTGTCATACAGTAATGTAGAGTCATATAATATAAAAAGGTTTGTAACAGAGAAGAAGGATAAACCATATCTATATATTGAAACAGATTATTCAAAGTTAGATGTGGGGCAAGATAAACACCAGAATAAATGCATTTTTGGAGATGATATAATAAATCCGATTTTTGAAGCCTTGGCTCCAAAAAATCAAAAGTACAGCTAAAGAGTTATTGACAATGATATTGTAAAAAAGCATCCTCGCAGTTGACAGTTTTAAATTTATTGCCAAATGATATAAAAACTATTAGCATTTCAGCTGAAATTGCTAATAGTTTTATTATTTTAAATGAGGATATGAAAAAAATCGGATTAATACCTGTGATTAAAGAGGGGTGAAAAATTGACTAACAAAAATATACTTAAAAACAATTTCTAAAAAGATTTTTAATATCTATTTAATATATATATTCATATTTCTCCATATTAATATTTGCTATTCATAAACCTAAAGAAAAACAATATAGAGGAATTTACCAACTTAGAAATGAATCATTTATAGAGGACTCAGGACAAGATAGAGTAGCCCTTGTGCGGAAGAAAGAACTGATGCCTATTTAAGTAGGCTAAATATTGTGGGGAAATGCTAAAAAGACCTTGGATATTTCTTCATTATCTTTTATCTGATGGAGTGTCTACAGAAACTTTTTTAGGAGGTATTTTAGACGCAGCAGATCAGAGGAATCGAAGTAAGAATTTTATTAGATGGATTATTTCATAATTTAAGAGGAGATCTTGGTGATACCTATTATATACATTTAAAGAACATCCCAATATTCAATTAAAACTTTATGAACCTTTTAATTTTTTGACACCTTGACATGGAACAATAGACTACATGATAAGTTCCATAATTGCAGACAGTGAAATTGCCATTATAGGAGGTCGAAATATAGGGGGATAAATATTTCTTTACAGGATTCTACATGGAAATTGAATTGGTAGAGGATAGAGATGTACTTATATTTAATGATAATCCTTCTCTAACAATTCTAACAGATGTCATATATAAGATGGAGAAATATTATAACGACTTATGGAATTATGATTATTCAAAGCCAGTAGCAAAGAAAATGACAAATAAACGAAAAATAGAGGACAAGAATTTGGTAAGAAATTAAGAGCCAGATTTAATAGTTTCGAAGATGAAAAAAAGGAAATGTAAAATTTTAAATGGTGTAGATTGGTATAAATGAAACTATACCAACTAAAAATATAGACTTTGTTCATAATCCTATAGGTAGATTGAACAAAGATCCAAATTGTTTAAAAGAACTACTAAGGCCCTAGCTTCAAATACAGAAGATTCAATACTTGTTCAAAAGTCCATATATAATACCTTTCCAAGAAATATGAGTGAATAAGCCCTAAATATGTATGATATAGATTTAGAGAAAGTAAATATATTGACTAATTCCTTTTGCATTAAGTCCAAATCCCTTGGCAGTTTCAGGATACACGCAAATCATAGGAATAGAATAATAGATGCTAAGATAAAGACTCTATGAATTTCAAGGGGAAGAATCTTTGCATACTAAAACTTACTGTATGTTGATAATAATACCTAAGTGTTGTAGGTTCCTTTAATTCTCAGATCATAGAAGCTCTTATATTAATACTGAATTCTATGGTAATTATCCATAGTAAAGATTTTACAGAACAGTTAAAAGATACAATATCTGTAGATATAAAATTGCAGCCTTCAGGTAGAAGCGAGGATTATAACTATATTCATGATGAATATGTTGATGAAAAAATATATATCGTTGATTAAAAAAGCCCTCATAACCATACTATCAAAAGGTGTATTCTTTGTGAATACCTAAAGTAGAATAATAACTCCGATCTTTGAAGCCTGGCTTCAGAAAATCGGGAGTTATTGCATTATTATTTACTTGCTAATTCTATAAATCGATGGATATCTATATCTTTTTCTATTAATCTTAAAGTGAATTTCTGAAAAACTCTGGATCATGTACGTCTATATTCTCATTCTTAGAGCCAATGTCTTTAATATTATTTCTTACCTGTAGCATTTAGTAGTTCATCATATTCTTTTACAAATTCTTCTCCACGTTTTAGATATTCTGCATATAATCCTTTAGAGAATAATAGACCAAAAGCATATGGGAAGTTGTAGAAATTAAGTCCTGCTGAGTAATAATGGGAGGTTTACTTTAGAAGCCACATATATGTGGATGAAGAATATTATGGTCTAATCCATTACCACATAAGCCTCCCTTTTGTGCATCCATCATTACTTTCTCTTAAGCTCATTTACTGAAAGAGCATGGGTCTTTCTTCTTTCAAGCATAGCTCTGATTCAAATAAGAATCTACTATATATATCTACAATAACTTGACCCGCATCAGATATGGATGATTCTAATATACTTAAAGCTTCCTCGTCACTTGCTTCTTTTAAAGCTGCATTAACAACGATGGTTTCGCAGAATATGGGGAAGCTGTTTCTGCTATGGGCATAGGATATCTACTATTTAGTATAGATTCATCTCTCAAATTAAGTCCATGATAAGCATGACCTAATTCATGGGCTAAAGTAGTCATATTTGAGAAGCTGCCGTTGAAATTAGAAAGAATTCTTACTTTCTTTTATAGGATGTAAATTGGAACGAAATGCTCCACCTCTTTTTTTTTTCCTTCTCTAGGCTCTATATCTAACCAATTGTTTTTGTAGGCATTTTTCAACGAAGTCTGCTAATCTATTGGAGAATCGTTCTAAAGTTGCTGATTATATATTCCATGGCTTCGCTATAGGTAAAGGTTCTATTAACTTCTCCCATAGGTGCAAACATTTCATAAAAAAAAAAATGGAAGTCCATCTTTATATCCGAGTAATTCAGCTTTCTTTCTATAGTATTTATGAAATACTGGAAGAAATTCTTTCATTGCTGTAAGCATGGCACCTAAAAGCTTTCTTCATCCATTCTAGATTTCACTAAGGAAGTTTCATCTAAGGGAGATTTATATCCTCTCAATGATGAAGTAGTGATTACCTCACCTTTAATTCCATTTCAATGCAGCCGCCGAAGAGTTCTTCTATTTTTTATATGCTTTTAATTCAGCTTCATATCCTAAGCTTTCCTCTTTAGAGATCCCTTGTCCTCAGGCAAGTTTCTAGCTGCTGGAATCATGCAGTAATTGTTTGTCTTCTCCCGTCTATATTTCTATATCTACCATAAGGGCGGTTGATGATACACCATATTTGAAGATTTGACCATGCAGAAGAACTCAGTATTAGACATCTTTGATATAAGTACTTCTTCTTTCTCACTAAGCATATATTTCTGTTCTCTATCTTTAATTTGTTCTAAGTAAAATTTATGCTCCTTTAATAATTCTGATGAATCTATTATTCCATCTAAATTATTTATATCTTTCATAAAGTCTTTGGAACTTTACATCAGGCTTAGTTAAATCTGAACTTTTACTCTTAATTCATATCAAGATATTTAAGAGCATCTTCATTCTTAGCCTCTACTGCGTTAGTAAAGAGAAGCAAAGGAAAAGAGTTTTGAAGACAAGGAGCTTAACTCCTTAGAGTATTCAATAAATTTTTCCATTTTTCTACTGGATTATCAGTATAGTTTAAGCTTTCATCAGCCCATTTACTATATTCTACTATTCAGATATGTCAAACTTTTCTAAATCCAGAAGTATATTCCAACAGAATCAAAGGGAAGTATATAATTCATCTAAACTCCCAACGCATATTATTCCGCCTTTCAAAATATTTAGTCAATTCTATTATAACACAAATTTCCAAATATTAAAGAAATATTTTGAGAGTCGAAATAAAAACAACTCCGATTTCTGGGTGTATATCACTAAAAATCGGGAGTTATTATATTCATTAAAATATTTTAGTTGTCCAAGTTTCACAGTTCCATATATCTAGTAGCGTACATCTTTGTATAGAAATCAGGTTCGTGAGATATAAGGAGTATGCTTCCTTTGATATGCTTTTAATGCTTCTCTTTAGTTCTTCCTTAGCATCTATATCTAAATGGTTATTGTAGAGCTCATTCTAGGGATTAGTAAATTGGTTTCTGCTTTAGTTGATGAGTTTGCAAAGTCTCACACTTATTTGCCTGTTCTCCTCCACTTAGTACCATTACTTTTGATTCTATATGTTTAGTAGTTAATCCACATTTAGCTAAGGCTGCCCTGACTTCATATTGAGTAAATCACTGAAACACTTGCCAAATTTCATCTATACAGGAGTTGTTGTTTTTATCTTTGATTTCCTGTTCAAAATATCCTATTTCTCTCAAGATTATCTCCTAATTCTACTTCTCCAGATACAGATTTAATTTCTTCCTAATATACTTCTTAGCAAAGTAGTTTTACCACAGACCATTGGGCACCAATTAATGCTATTTTTTGTCCTCTTTCCATTGTCAGATTACAGAGAACGTTTTGATAATAATAAGCTCATCATATCCTATGACTAAATCTTTGAGTTTGAAGAATGATAACTTACCAGCAGTTCTTCCTTCTTTAAAATTAAACTCTGGCTTTGGTTTTTCACGAAAGCCAGATGGTCCTGAATTAATTCCATTTTTATCTAGTTTCTTTTGTCTAGACATGGCCATGTTTCTTGTTGAAACTCTGTAGCCATTTGTTTCTTGCGACAAAGTCTTCTAAAATCTGCTATTTCCTGTTGTTGCTTTTTTATATAGGCCTGCTTCTAATTGTCTGAGTCCTTTTAGCTTCATATATTTTTTGGAAATTGTCATAATCTCCTACATACCTGAGTTTTAATTCCTTATCTTCCATATGGTATATTAAAGTTAATAACAGAGTTTTAAGAAGGGGATGTCATGGGATATAAGGATAAATGCATTTTTCATATTCCTGTAAATACCTTCTTAACCAAATAATATGAGGGCTCATCTAGATTAGTTAGTAGGCTCATCAAGAAGTAAAATATCTGGCTTTTCTAAAAAGAAGTTTAGCCATGTAGTATTTTCGTTCTTCTGTCCTCCTGATAAATCATTTACATCCCTATCTAAGCCTATATCATCAGAGACCAAAGTCCCCTTGCTATGTATCTTCAACCTTAGCATCTATTATATAAAAATCATTGTGGTCTAATATATCCACTGTATAGTTCCTACTTCTTCAAGTAAAGCTGTAAAGCTCATCTTCTGATACTTCACCCATTTTGTAAATACATTTCCTGCATTTCCCCATGTTCTAAATCAAATAGGTATTTAAGGGCACCCTTTACAGTGCATCCCTGATGGTCTGCCCTTTTTCCAATGATGTATGCTGAGTCTAAATATCCAACTCATGACTCTCTTTGCCCACATTCTATTTGACCTTTCATCTGGTTCTAATTTTCCCGTTATTATATTTCATAAAAGAAGATTTTCCTTTCTCCATTGGCAACCAATTAATCCTACGTGCTTCACCCTTTAATAATCTAAAGGACACGTTTTTTAATATTTCTCTATCACCAAAGCCATGACTTAAGTTTGTTACTGTTAAAATACTCATTAGTATCCTCCCTTCATTAAATAAAATCATCTCTGTAATTATACAAAAACTAGATTATAGTCTAGTTTTTTATTTAACCATTAGTTTATCCAATATTTCAGCAGCCTTTAAGACTATATCAAAACAGCCTATATCCTCTTTCCTATGAGTTAATTTAAGATGGGTACATTTAATACTATCCATCTCTGCTATAAATTCCCTAAAAAATCTTTGATTTATTTCTTTGATTTTATTATTTTGATGTCCTGCACCTTCCACGTATCTATGGCTCAATACCATAATCCCAGCAGTAAGTGCACCACATACAGATTCTATTGCCATACCTCCACCAAATCCAGTAGATAATTTTAAGGCTTCAGGACTTAAATTCAGATTATAAGAAATATTAGCTCCATATAATATTTTTTCAGCACAATTAAAATCTTCCTTTTCTCCAAATCCATCTTGGATTAAATCCCTTAACATTTCATTCCTCCCAAATAGTTTACTATAATTAGTATAACATTTGATATACTAATTATATAGAATAAAATTCACGTTTTAATTAGATAAATAATCAAATATTGTTAATGTAAATAAAATAGGAAAAATATTTAATTAGGGTATACTAATCTATGTAAATAAGTGGACATAATTAAATATTTTTCTTGCAATTAGACAACATTATATGTATACTTAATAGGTTATAGATTAAGGAGGACGAAAATATATATATGGAAAAATTAAGATTTGAAGAGATTAATTTATCAGAGGAAATACAAAGGGAATTAGAGATATGGGATTTGAAGAAATGTCTCCAATTCAATCACAGGCTATTCCAATAGTTTTAGCGGGAAATGATATTATTGGTCAAGCACAGACAGGAACAGGCAAAACGGCAGCCTTTGGTATTCCTATTATTGAAAGATGTAATCCAAACGAAAAATATGTTCAAGCATTGGTTCTATGCCCAACTAGAGAACTTTCAATACAAGTAGCAGAAGAAATCGGAAAACTTGCAAAGCATAAAAAGGCATAACTGTAGTACCTATTTATGGTGGGCAGCCTATAGATAGACAAATTAGAGCACTTAAAAAGGAGTTAATATTGTAATTGGTACACCTGGAAGAGTAATAGACCATATTAAGAGAAAGACTTTAAAGGTAGACAATGTAAATATGATGGTCCTAGATGAAGCAGATGAAATGTTTGATATGGGATTTAGAGATGATATAGCTCTTGTAATGAATGAATTAGGAGAAGATAGACAGACAATATTTTTCTCAGCAACTATGCCACCAGAGATCATGAAATTTGCAGGACAGTACCAAACTAATCCTGAAATAATCAAAGTAGTTCATAAGGAACTTACAGTACCAAAGGTAGAACAGGCTTATTTTGAATTAAAGCAACATATGAAAACTGAAATATTATCTAGACT
Encoded proteins:
- a CDS encoding DEAD/DEAH box helicase, which encodes MGFEEMSPIQSQAIPIVLAGNDIIGQAQTGTGKTAAFGIPIIERCNPNEKYVQALVLCPTRELSIQVAEEIGKLAKHKKA
- a CDS encoding C-GCAxxG-C-C family (seleno)protein encodes the protein MLRDLIQDGFGEKEDFNCAEKILYGANISYNLNLSPEALKLSTGFGGGMAIESVCGALTAGIMVLSHRYVEGAGHQNNKIKEINQRFFREFIAEMDSIKCTHLKLTHRKEDIGCFDIVLKAAEILDKLMVK